From the genome of Streptomyces sp. NBC_01116, one region includes:
- the hemA gene encoding 5-aminolevulinate synthase, with protein sequence MNHYLELFSQHMKEGEHSEAKREFLEVGRLAGKFPAARSVRDGITSEISVWCSNDYLGMGQHPLVLAATREALDEYGAGSGGSRNIGGTNHYHVLLEKELADLHGKADALLFTSGYTANDGALTVLAGRLGNCVVFSDEMNHASIIDGLRHSGAEKRIFRHNDTEHLEELISATDPDRPKMIVMESVYSMGGDVAPLAEIARIAREYGAMTFLDEVHAVGMYGPEGAGMAASLGIADEFTVIMGTLAKGFGTTGGYIAAPAELVDAVRGLSRSFIFTTALPPAVVAGALAAVRHLRTSGVERDRLRENARLTHRLLTEHGIPFVSDGSHIVSISVGDDALAQRISALLLERHGIYVQAINAPSVRAGQEILRSAPGAVHEPAEVEEFVAALDGIWRELGVTRAPLPHRSAGTDG encoded by the coding sequence ATGAACCATTACCTGGAGCTCTTCTCGCAGCATATGAAGGAAGGGGAACACTCGGAGGCGAAACGGGAGTTTCTCGAGGTCGGCCGCCTCGCCGGGAAGTTTCCGGCCGCCCGGAGTGTGCGAGACGGGATCACCTCCGAGATCAGCGTGTGGTGCAGTAACGACTACCTGGGAATGGGCCAGCACCCGCTGGTCCTGGCGGCGACCCGCGAAGCCCTCGACGAGTACGGTGCGGGCTCGGGCGGCTCGCGGAACATCGGCGGGACCAACCACTACCACGTGCTGCTGGAGAAGGAACTGGCAGACCTGCACGGTAAGGCTGACGCCCTTCTCTTCACCTCCGGGTACACCGCCAATGATGGAGCCCTCACGGTCCTTGCCGGCCGGCTGGGGAACTGCGTCGTCTTCTCCGACGAGATGAATCACGCCTCGATCATCGACGGACTCCGCCACAGTGGCGCCGAGAAGCGAATTTTCCGCCACAATGACACGGAGCATCTGGAAGAGCTGATATCCGCCACCGATCCAGATCGGCCGAAGATGATCGTCATGGAATCGGTCTACTCGATGGGGGGTGATGTCGCCCCGCTCGCCGAGATCGCCCGGATCGCCCGAGAGTACGGCGCGATGACCTTCCTCGACGAGGTCCACGCGGTCGGAATGTACGGGCCGGAGGGAGCTGGTATGGCCGCGAGCCTGGGTATCGCGGACGAATTCACCGTCATCATGGGAACACTCGCCAAGGGATTCGGTACCACCGGCGGATACATCGCGGCTCCGGCCGAGCTGGTCGACGCGGTGCGCGGTCTGTCCCGCTCCTTCATCTTCACCACCGCCCTGCCGCCGGCGGTCGTGGCGGGCGCGCTCGCCGCGGTCCGGCACCTGCGCACCTCGGGGGTGGAACGCGACCGGCTCCGCGAGAACGCGCGACTGACGCACCGGCTGCTCACGGAACACGGCATCCCCTTCGTCTCCGACGGGTCCCACATCGTCTCGATCTCCGTCGGGGACGACGCACTTGCCCAGCGGATCTCCGCCCTGCTGCTGGAACGCCATGGCATCTACGTACAGGCGATCAACGCACCGAGCGTGCGCGCGGGCCAGGAGATCCTCAGGAGCGCGCCCGGCGCCGTCCACGAGCCCGCGGAGGTCGAGGAGTTCGTCGCGGCACTGGACGGGATCTGGCGGGAGCTGGGAGTGACGCGAGCCCCGCTCCCGCACCGGTCCGCCGGAACGGACGGCTGA